In Psychrobacter sp. JCM 18902, a single window of DNA contains:
- a CDS encoding M48 family metallopeptidase yields the protein MLLNLELAKKPLPCLEYIIVHELLHFKE from the coding sequence ATATTACTTAATCTTGAATTGGCTAAAAAGCCCCTTCCCTGTTTAGAGTATATTATCGTGCATGAGTTATTACACTTTAAAGAATGA
- a CDS encoding GMC family oxidoreductase gives MSTKNKSKGISRRNFLGYTAVASGVLMLSKGAIGASINPIDSHSKEFDYVIIGAGSAGCVLANRLTEDGSQVLIIEAGGPDNSEMISTPMRLIELWGTEYDWDYKTIPQKNAHNRILNWPRGKTVGGSSSLNAMIYVRGNASDYDHWANELSCDGWSYSDVLPYFKKSENYSRGPSVYHGGDGLLHVTADFTPHPVTKAIVDAAIESGIPFNDDSNGETQEGVSYTDLNTKDGKRHSTAVAFLRPALNRPNLSLITNSRVHKVNITKGVATGVTYRQEGTIKTVKAKKEVIVCGGAIESPRILMLSGIGLKSELEKLGINVVVDSPGVGENLHDHNLSPVIYEGKKEVPPPSDMSIQVLHAHMFAKTQTALLGADMQPLFFHVPYYAPGQDSSVQNAFSLVAAGVRPTSRGRITLNSANPDDKMNIDPNVLDTQYDVDTLVTSIKQMRNIANQPALVEWRGREIYPGEDVKTDEQIAEYARSSVVSYHHQNGTCKMGIDSLAVVTPRLKVRGVKRLRVVDASIFPFVMAGNTNAPTIMVAEKAADMIKEDNV, from the coding sequence ATGTCTACTAAAAATAAATCAAAAGGTATTTCACGTCGCAATTTTTTAGGATACACCGCAGTTGCTTCAGGTGTGCTTATGTTATCTAAAGGTGCTATAGGTGCAAGTATTAATCCTATAGATAGCCATAGTAAGGAATTCGATTATGTGATTATTGGCGCAGGTTCAGCAGGCTGCGTACTTGCGAATCGTCTAACTGAAGACGGTAGTCAAGTACTTATTATTGAAGCAGGAGGTCCTGATAACAGTGAAATGATATCAACACCCATGCGTTTAATTGAGCTATGGGGTACCGAATATGATTGGGACTATAAAACTATACCGCAAAAAAATGCACACAATCGTATCTTAAATTGGCCACGTGGTAAAACAGTGGGTGGGTCATCTTCATTAAATGCCATGATTTATGTGCGAGGTAATGCATCTGATTATGATCATTGGGCAAATGAATTAAGTTGTGATGGATGGTCTTATAGTGATGTACTACCATATTTCAAAAAGTCAGAAAATTACTCACGTGGTCCAAGTGTCTATCATGGCGGTGACGGGCTACTTCATGTTACTGCAGATTTTACTCCTCATCCAGTCACGAAAGCGATAGTTGATGCTGCTATAGAGTCTGGTATCCCTTTCAATGATGACAGCAATGGGGAGACACAAGAAGGGGTCAGTTATACTGATTTAAATACGAAAGATGGGAAGAGACACTCCACAGCAGTCGCTTTCTTACGTCCAGCTCTCAATCGTCCTAATTTATCATTAATAACTAACTCACGTGTCCATAAAGTAAATATAACAAAGGGTGTAGCAACAGGTGTTACATATCGTCAAGAAGGCACTATCAAAACAGTCAAAGCTAAAAAAGAAGTGATTGTATGTGGCGGTGCTATTGAGTCTCCTCGTATTTTGATGCTATCAGGCATTGGGTTAAAATCAGAGTTAGAAAAGCTTGGTATTAATGTGGTTGTCGATAGCCCCGGTGTAGGTGAAAACCTCCACGATCATAACTTAAGCCCTGTAATATACGAAGGAAAGAAAGAGGTTCCACCACCAAGTGACATGTCTATTCAAGTATTGCATGCTCATATGTTTGCAAAAACTCAGACAGCTCTACTAGGGGCCGATATGCAGCCACTTTTTTTCCATGTTCCTTATTACGCACCTGGTCAAGATAGTTCCGTTCAAAATGCATTCTCTCTAGTAGCTGCAGGAGTTAGACCGACCTCACGCGGCAGGATTACACTAAACAGTGCTAATCCTGATGATAAGATGAATATCGATCCCAATGTACTTGATACACAATATGATGTCGATACATTAGTGACTTCGATTAAACAGATGCGCAATATCGCAAACCAACCAGCTTTAGTGGAGTGGCGTGGTCGAGAAATATATCCAGGTGAAGATGTTAAAACAGATGAACAAATTGCAGAGTATGCACGATCATCAGTTGTCAGTTACCATCACCAAAATGGCACCTGTAAAATGGGAATTGATAGTTTGGCAGTGGTAACACCACGATTAAAGGTTCGAGGTGTTAAAAGATTGCGTGTGGTAGATGCCTCTATTTTCCCGTTCGTTATGGCTGGTAATACCAATGCACCTACAATTATGGTAGCAGAAAAGGCAGCTGATATGATTAAAGAGGACAATGTATAA
- a CDS encoding exodeoxyribonuclease V subunit gamma, with translation MFTIIQSHRTENLVDQLLVQYQSKDQPVFEPFIVIVPSMVLGDWLDKTIASRAGISTLVRTKFWGQYQWTLMQDVLTRHNASLLAQNPEAETLNVPEVAVLSPTVMQWRLFGYLTYYQEAIVTDEKHPVNPLLASLIDEPQADTHQDNVRQDIIKDKSQQDARIWQLASDLARVFNRYLTHREDWLDSWSYNKPLNVNELIADKDALSLRFDKYTRGTPEWLVEHYVELEAAQRFLWSHLFADVHLHRVALEHAFWSALKDNKANERAQLPKVLRIFTIQQLPQTELDFLQRLSKYMNIMLLHYNPSKLFWADIVDKSWLQRQQIINPESVFLRDYGHSLLSRLGKQSRDAFAMLANLSGNEQYDDALVEWQDNFDDTLSIGSNNGVAAEYIYDASSAQNSPSLLKRLQNDVLMLDEQSTQQATAATVSQAVSQQIAPSLDEDKQATAWYDDEALEKKRFEKDRFWAISSQDNSLSIHSCHNLQRQLEVLRIMIGRWLNEPIKSGEKKRHISDIVVLLPDVERHHALIGSIFVSGRGQDGLTLPAKVTGVVDADIRQLWEAIIGFYKLLGSHSARFEAAEVLDWLMLPPLFESFGLTHEQMSRGCDLLVEAGFIRGFDELHLKQTLDSNDYDYRFSFAQALDRLTLGLVMPEAELSDCLYPLDEDECPSTALPEMTLPLPQVSLNDTLIVEALCRIYTGLVARRDDHTKKMKAEDWLDQIERQVIHCYFGDVDQTRTMRAIYNAMNGFKSSLRANRHYRQYSSGDVDNREVEQRLAGVEHLPLKLSFMLDSIENELESQQVSAEPTGVITFGKFGALRNVPFELVVMLNMDLSEFPGRDRDNRYDLMKATNARRGDRVSEDDDNGAFLDALLCARSACWMFYNGQSLTDTHEHLPANPVSELLQFLQGEVQWQVNSLETLPKDVDPTTESLKRYLPKLIKQWLVTEHPALPFHESLFETEIEGTNVSEQASSDIDDNANANININAQDSSPVEMIDELDILLSKAMRKTKLAQKKQFPPAPLWQAVFDTLKGRVSSEQVQLVGLPTKTQYEAIAKMLGQGLGQLGQVNTQTLSALVELLALEAVVDTSNISDMTQVLSQAVSDSIFNIGEIDVEGALAYQVRHPAKAFLRAQKVHVVQGEEALSHQEPLFLNSLTTYQIKEHLIKQLVTDESKNNSNAAAETTTPILMYQKIMPAGVARQTTLPNQQQKLQQQCLEFKEQLIANGFGENIVPNEDGIEGTTGLQLLTPTAEHPVQIELKNILNNTDNGSNSQTDINEIEALLKLLPKIIKIKGSVPILAPVSLPTAVPIDAHDSHSHIQAGMPYAQQSPKQWLNILPNSASPRHLLKFWLSHLYWQVARRTTAEQVALNDGVSIWRFNKPSSQVKKYDKVIAFKLSPIVYEDAVIELIKWAIFSKLSGQVPITLLPEYALNYLDQCSKSEDSEGGSYWPKRADFSDWLRSGYHTDTVYDTCSQHAIWQYVLRDQDGFKALSDALTTLARPLYEPMFTALIDLDG, from the coding sequence ATGTTTACCATTATTCAATCGCACCGCACCGAAAACCTTGTTGATCAACTGCTTGTGCAATATCAGTCTAAGGATCAGCCTGTTTTTGAGCCTTTTATTGTCATTGTGCCCTCAATGGTATTGGGCGATTGGTTGGACAAAACCATTGCCAGCCGTGCTGGTATTAGTACCTTGGTGCGTACTAAGTTCTGGGGTCAGTATCAATGGACGCTCATGCAGGATGTATTAACCCGCCATAACGCTTCTTTGCTAGCGCAAAACCCTGAAGCGGAAACTCTTAATGTACCAGAAGTGGCGGTGTTGTCACCAACGGTCATGCAGTGGCGATTGTTTGGCTATTTGACCTACTATCAAGAGGCGATTGTCACAGATGAGAAGCATCCAGTTAATCCACTATTAGCTTCTTTGATTGATGAGCCGCAGGCAGATACTCATCAAGACAATGTGCGACAGGACATTATAAAGGACAAGTCACAACAAGACGCCCGTATCTGGCAGTTAGCAAGCGATTTGGCAAGAGTGTTTAACCGCTACTTAACACACCGTGAGGATTGGCTAGATTCATGGTCGTACAACAAACCGCTGAATGTGAATGAGTTGATAGCAGACAAAGATGCATTGTCATTGCGCTTTGATAAATATACGCGCGGCACGCCTGAGTGGTTGGTTGAGCATTATGTTGAGTTAGAGGCGGCGCAACGATTTTTGTGGTCGCATTTGTTTGCTGACGTTCATCTACACCGTGTGGCACTGGAGCATGCTTTCTGGTCAGCCTTAAAAGACAACAAGGCGAATGAGCGTGCTCAGTTGCCCAAAGTACTGCGCATTTTTACCATTCAGCAGTTGCCACAGACCGAGCTTGATTTTTTACAGCGCTTGTCAAAATACATGAATATCATGTTATTGCATTACAACCCATCAAAGCTGTTTTGGGCGGATATTGTTGATAAATCTTGGTTACAACGCCAGCAGATTATTAACCCTGAGAGTGTATTTTTGCGTGATTATGGTCATAGCTTGCTATCACGTTTGGGCAAACAGTCGCGCGATGCTTTTGCGATGCTTGCCAATCTTTCAGGTAATGAGCAATACGACGATGCACTGGTTGAATGGCAAGATAATTTTGATGATACGCTGAGCATTGGTTCTAATAATGGGGTTGCTGCTGAGTATATCTATGATGCTAGTAGCGCTCAGAATAGTCCAAGTTTGTTAAAGCGTTTACAGAACGATGTGTTAATGCTTGATGAGCAATCGACTCAGCAAGCAACGGCTGCTACAGTCTCGCAAGCAGTGAGTCAGCAGATAGCGCCAAGCCTTGATGAGGATAAGCAAGCAACGGCTTGGTATGACGATGAGGCGTTGGAGAAGAAGCGCTTTGAGAAAGACCGTTTTTGGGCAATCTCTTCGCAAGATAATAGCCTAAGCATTCACTCATGTCATAATTTGCAGCGTCAACTTGAAGTGCTGCGTATCATGATTGGTCGTTGGCTAAATGAGCCTATCAAATCTGGTGAGAAAAAACGCCACATATCCGATATTGTTGTGTTGCTACCCGATGTTGAGCGTCATCATGCACTGATTGGCTCTATCTTTGTCAGTGGCAGAGGTCAAGATGGTTTGACTTTGCCTGCTAAGGTAACTGGTGTTGTTGATGCCGACATTCGGCAGTTATGGGAAGCGATTATCGGTTTTTACAAACTATTGGGTAGCCATAGCGCCCGTTTTGAAGCAGCTGAAGTCTTAGACTGGTTGATGTTGCCGCCCTTGTTTGAAAGCTTTGGACTGACTCATGAGCAAATGAGCCGTGGCTGTGATTTATTGGTAGAGGCGGGCTTTATTCGCGGTTTTGACGAGCTGCATCTTAAGCAAACGTTGGATAGTAATGATTACGACTATCGCTTTAGCTTTGCGCAAGCGTTAGACAGATTGACCCTAGGTCTGGTCATGCCAGAGGCTGAGTTGAGCGACTGCTTGTATCCTTTAGATGAGGATGAATGTCCAAGCACTGCCTTACCAGAAATGACTTTACCGCTACCACAAGTCAGCTTAAATGATACGTTGATTGTTGAAGCGCTTTGCCGCATTTATACCGGTTTGGTCGCACGACGGGATGACCATACAAAAAAAATGAAAGCGGAAGACTGGCTCGATCAGATTGAGAGACAAGTGATTCATTGCTACTTTGGCGATGTGGACCAAACGCGTACCATGCGCGCCATTTACAATGCGATGAATGGCTTTAAATCAAGTTTGCGAGCCAATCGTCACTATAGGCAGTACTCGAGTGGTGATGTCGACAACAGAGAAGTGGAGCAAAGGCTGGCAGGTGTGGAGCACTTGCCACTAAAGTTGAGCTTTATGCTAGACAGTATTGAAAACGAGCTTGAAAGTCAGCAAGTCAGTGCTGAGCCTACTGGTGTTATTACCTTTGGTAAGTTTGGTGCTTTAAGGAACGTGCCTTTTGAGTTGGTGGTCATGCTCAACATGGATCTCTCAGAGTTCCCTGGGCGTGATCGTGACAACCGCTATGATTTGATGAAAGCGACCAATGCTCGCCGCGGTGACAGAGTCAGTGAGGACGATGACAACGGTGCATTTTTAGATGCCCTGCTGTGCGCGCGCAGTGCATGCTGGATGTTCTACAACGGTCAAAGCTTGACGGACACTCATGAGCATCTGCCAGCCAATCCAGTGAGTGAGCTATTACAGTTTTTGCAAGGCGAAGTGCAATGGCAGGTGAACTCGCTTGAGACATTACCTAAGGATGTTGACCCAACCACCGAAAGTCTCAAGCGCTATTTGCCTAAATTGATTAAGCAGTGGTTGGTGACTGAGCATCCTGCTCTGCCTTTTCATGAGAGTCTGTTTGAAACAGAAATTGAAGGTACGAATGTTTCTGAGCAAGCGTCTTCTGATATTGATGACAATGCTAATGCCAACATTAATATCAATGCTCAGGATTCCAGCCCTGTTGAGATGATTGATGAGCTGGACATTCTCTTAAGTAAAGCCATGCGCAAAACCAAATTGGCGCAAAAAAAGCAATTTCCGCCTGCGCCGCTTTGGCAAGCGGTGTTTGATACACTAAAGGGCAGAGTGTCTAGTGAGCAGGTACAGTTGGTTGGCTTGCCCACAAAGACACAGTACGAAGCAATCGCTAAGATGCTTGGTCAAGGCTTGGGTCAGCTCGGTCAAGTAAACACTCAAACCTTGTCTGCATTGGTTGAACTATTGGCATTAGAGGCTGTTGTTGATACTAGCAATATCAGTGATATGACTCAGGTGCTCTCCCAAGCTGTATCTGATAGCATATTTAATATTGGGGAGATAGATGTTGAAGGTGCATTGGCTTACCAAGTGCGCCATCCTGCCAAAGCGTTCTTACGGGCTCAAAAGGTGCATGTGGTACAAGGTGAAGAAGCACTGTCGCATCAAGAGCCATTATTTCTAAACAGTTTGACTACCTATCAAATCAAAGAGCACTTGATTAAACAGTTGGTTACTGATGAGAGTAAGAATAATAGTAATGCAGCGGCTGAAACCACTACTCCAATCCTGATGTATCAAAAAATCATGCCAGCAGGTGTGGCTCGCCAAACCACGCTACCCAATCAACAACAAAAACTGCAACAGCAATGTTTGGAATTTAAAGAGCAGTTAATAGCTAATGGTTTTGGCGAAAATATTGTACCCAATGAAGATGGGATAGAGGGTACGACAGGTTTGCAGCTACTAACGCCAACCGCCGAGCATCCTGTCCAGATAGAGCTAAAAAATATACTGAATAACACTGATAACGGGTCAAACAGCCAGACAGATATTAACGAGATAGAAGCACTGCTTAAGCTGTTGCCGAAAATCATTAAGATCAAAGGCTCAGTACCTATATTAGCACCAGTATCATTACCAACAGCAGTGCCGATAGATGCGCATGATAGCCACTCTCATATTCAGGCGGGCATGCCTTATGCTCAGCAATCACCCAAGCAGTGGTTAAACATATTGCCCAATTCTGCCAGTCCTAGGCATTTACTCAAATTTTGGTTATCACATTTGTATTGGCAAGTGGCCAGACGTACCACTGCTGAGCAAGTGGCACTCAATGATGGGGTGAGTATTTGGCGCTTTAATAAGCCTAGCTCACAAGTCAAAAAGTATGACAAAGTAATCGCATTTAAACTAAGCCCCATTGTCTATGAAGACGCTGTTATTGAGCTGATAAAATGGGCGATTTTTTCCAAGTTATCTGGGCAAGTGCCTATTACTTTATTGCCTGAATATGCACTCAATTACCTTGATCAGTGTTCAAAATCTGAAGATAGTGAAGGCGGCAGTTATTGGCCAAAACGAGCAGACTTTTCAGATTGGCTACGGTCTGGCTATCATACAGACACAGTATATGATACTTGCTCTCAGCATGCCATTTGGCAATATGTACTACGTGATCAAGATGGATTTAAGGCTTTGTCAGACGCGTTGACCACCTTGGCGCGACCATTGTACGAGCCGATGTTTACTGCGTTAATTGACTTAGATGGCTAG
- a CDS encoding UvrD-helicase domain-containing protein: MTDLTDPTNIIELSTQPHLFDEHSDAPHSDPMSERKADVIPAVDVDLTGKHLIEASAGTGKTWTLTGIVLRLLIEARRAPEQIIATTFTRAAAAEMRQRIHDRLVDFYQLLQWVNSLSADISNKEALYPNILQVMPESDKDKQEGKKSSTDLNTEIGADELNQDLATDKQAAATKRAQAKKDREDWLVAQAKYVRLDGIMQDPINLHLVGYLLDHVYSYPMTEAIRRTALVLTTLDKLFVGTLDSLAQKWLKEYSSETGHQQGMAIIEESSIEQVTDSIIHDELRQFQSRLHHEQPKLYALMDQQGKLTAVSDHKKYVTRSLNFISAPIDEIVVNDFSIQNYEKFLVQFCDFDFNDLQPYLDLSFRKKEGFNNRKSVAKNLCFYEDFKGLIQKKQLSFYQSLSTPQANFLKQLQATFDDSEDSGFLEDKEQGRIRFVNTESVQMLLMLYNYIQQLDEYIVTVLANLNRHIVLAVRDRLPIILEERGETTFSLQMVRLNQALTGRQGEKLARYIRHHYPVALIDESQDINGAQAIMIESIYLPKKKGKVADNDKQSATKKSSHEFLLLVGDPKQAIYGFRGGDVANYNYMKAQFDKSTLWTLDINRRSNAGVINALNCWFGMADATIVENKLAQLGAGIYYQHIKAAKPENQLSWFNEPDAHSTTLVTEVLSAQPVSVLHLPYDKNKELEYDEYEITARHIATLLNSGQTLKGKPIQPSDIGVLARTKKDLKRVEDELVKLNVPTLTTSDVSIFETIMAEDVAALLSAMLYPYRHDMINRVLTSHLYGLSIKNIKAMMTDHESGVTDSSSTTSAHSHNSNSKDTSVNEATDNKKSYQAFITYLKEGAQRWQHFGILSALHYLLDKNPIQPQGVWQALAAHPEGDRHIMDLRHVMDILAQYGLGMGEHELLAWFRQNIDAAPNSDWAKQYPLPTESGVQLMTIHKSKGLEFPIVYVLGMGDASRRSGTNEKYGLYLI, translated from the coding sequence ATGACAGACTTGACTGATCCAACCAATATCATTGAACTTTCTACACAGCCACATTTATTCGATGAGCACTCAGATGCGCCTCACTCAGATCCTATGAGTGAGCGTAAGGCTGATGTGATACCAGCAGTTGATGTTGACCTAACGGGCAAGCACCTGATTGAAGCGTCTGCTGGTACTGGTAAAACTTGGACGCTAACAGGCATTGTATTGCGCCTGCTAATTGAAGCACGACGTGCGCCAGAGCAAATTATTGCTACTACCTTTACGCGAGCCGCTGCCGCTGAGATGCGTCAGCGTATTCATGATCGTTTGGTGGATTTTTATCAATTATTGCAGTGGGTCAACAGTTTAAGTGCTGACATCAGTAATAAGGAGGCTTTGTATCCCAATATATTGCAGGTGATGCCTGAAAGCGATAAGGATAAACAAGAGGGCAAAAAATCAAGTACGGATTTAAATACTGAGATAGGCGCTGATGAGTTAAACCAAGACCTTGCTACTGATAAGCAAGCTGCTGCCACAAAGCGTGCGCAAGCAAAAAAAGACCGTGAAGATTGGTTGGTAGCACAGGCTAAATATGTGCGCTTGGATGGCATCATGCAAGATCCCATTAACCTGCATCTCGTTGGTTATTTGCTGGATCACGTGTACAGCTATCCAATGACGGAAGCTATCAGGCGTACCGCACTGGTTTTAACCACGTTGGATAAACTGTTTGTGGGTACGCTCGATAGCTTGGCACAAAAATGGCTGAAGGAGTACAGTAGCGAGACAGGTCATCAGCAAGGTATGGCTATTATCGAAGAGAGCAGTATTGAGCAGGTGACCGATAGTATTATTCATGATGAGCTGCGTCAGTTTCAAAGCCGCTTACATCATGAGCAGCCTAAACTGTATGCGCTTATGGATCAGCAAGGCAAGTTGACTGCCGTGAGTGATCATAAAAAATATGTGACTCGCTCGCTTAATTTTATTTCTGCGCCAATTGATGAGATTGTAGTAAATGACTTTAGTATTCAAAATTATGAAAAGTTCTTAGTTCAGTTCTGTGATTTTGATTTTAATGATCTTCAACCTTATTTAGATCTGAGCTTTAGAAAAAAAGAAGGATTTAATAATCGAAAGAGTGTCGCTAAAAACTTATGTTTTTATGAAGATTTTAAAGGCCTTATTCAAAAGAAGCAGCTTTCTTTTTATCAAAGTTTATCTACCCCGCAAGCGAATTTCTTAAAACAGCTTCAAGCAACTTTCGATGATTCAGAAGATTCTGGATTTTTAGAAGATAAAGAGCAAGGAAGAATCAGATTCGTCAATACTGAATCAGTGCAGATGTTGCTCATGCTATATAACTATATCCAACAGCTCGATGAATATATAGTGACTGTTTTAGCCAATCTTAATCGTCATATCGTGCTTGCGGTACGTGACAGGCTACCAATTATTTTGGAAGAGCGTGGTGAGACGACCTTTAGCCTGCAAATGGTGCGTTTAAACCAAGCATTAACGGGTCGGCAAGGCGAAAAGCTGGCGCGTTATATTCGTCATCACTATCCTGTGGCGTTGATTGATGAGTCGCAAGATATCAATGGCGCGCAAGCTATTATGATTGAAAGTATCTATTTACCAAAGAAAAAGGGCAAGGTTGCTGATAATGATAAACAGTCAGCTACTAAAAAATCTAGTCATGAATTTTTATTATTGGTTGGTGATCCCAAGCAGGCTATTTATGGGTTTCGTGGTGGCGATGTGGCCAACTATAACTACATGAAAGCCCAATTTGATAAAAGCACGCTTTGGACGCTCGATATTAACCGACGCTCAAATGCTGGTGTGATTAATGCCCTAAACTGTTGGTTCGGCATGGCTGATGCAACCATTGTTGAGAATAAGTTAGCTCAATTAGGCGCAGGTATTTACTATCAGCATATTAAAGCGGCAAAACCAGAAAATCAGCTGTCTTGGTTTAATGAACCAGACGCTCACAGCACTACTTTAGTGACTGAGGTGCTCTCTGCTCAGCCAGTGAGCGTATTACATCTGCCTTATGATAAAAACAAAGAGCTTGAGTACGATGAGTATGAAATCACAGCGCGTCATATTGCGACTTTGCTCAATAGTGGTCAGACCTTAAAAGGCAAGCCTATTCAGCCCAGTGATATCGGCGTGCTGGCACGTACCAAAAAAGACTTAAAGCGGGTTGAGGATGAGTTGGTTAAGCTTAATGTACCGACCTTGACTACTAGTGATGTCAGTATCTTTGAAACCATCATGGCAGAAGATGTGGCGGCGCTGCTGAGTGCCATGCTATATCCGTATCGTCATGACATGATTAATCGGGTGTTGACAAGTCATCTGTATGGACTGAGTATTAAAAACATCAAAGCCATGATGACGGATCATGAGTCAGGAGTTACTGATAGCAGCAGTACCACAAGCGCCCATTCACACAACTCTAATTCGAAGGATACCTCAGTTAATGAGGCTACTGATAATAAAAAAAGTTATCAAGCTTTTATTACTTATCTAAAAGAAGGCGCACAGCGTTGGCAGCACTTTGGTATTTTGTCAGCATTGCATTACTTGTTAGATAAAAATCCCATACAGCCGCAAGGCGTTTGGCAAGCGCTAGCGGCTCATCCAGAAGGCGATCGTCATATCATGGATTTGCGTCATGTGATGGATATCTTGGCGCAGTATGGCCTAGGTATGGGTGAGCATGAACTATTGGCTTGGTTTAGACAAAATATAGATGCAGCGCCCAATAGCGATTGGGCTAAGCAATATCCGCTACCGACAGAGTCTGGTGTGCAGCTAATGACCATTCATAAATCCAAAGGGCTTGAGTTTCCCATTGTCTATGTACTGGGAATGGGTGATGCCAGTAGGAGGTCAGGCACCAATGAGAAGTATGGCCTGTATTTAATATAA
- a CDS encoding PD-(D/E)XK nuclease family protein → MRRLGYVAFTRASEQLYVVLRDPNDTRDMKRKPVFYWFESPEAKFELPDRLKGTIGMLRGHKVNEFYDNNYASNAAKSAGVNDNVQLAATKLDAHKPATETIEYAPFAEVMKTNYFHGWAKTSFTALARQLDESTQAMAIVDERIDDAIDIDMADTSVSVEHLLNSDASLEKVDGLNLKSEDDIRFTFVKGANAGTFLHEIFEKIDFNNKAQWSQVIDRAISSYQLPLAYSSAEQQGRRSQAKKQEQGDDGSFNTSSLDLASIDATKHEALINWIEEVLDAPLLASKQPLRSIDAGHRFSELEFNMGLSENFKAQDISKLFQQHLPNEMDKHVTLIPQNKAHLYRYLRGEIDLVYEHAGKYYVVDYKSNFLGNSLSDYNENTLKQAMSKAGYWLQAAIYQVALHRFLSMRIHDYTGNEDKYLGAVEYVFLRGVYSPNSQAADDLSQHVKEADNSHSMHNDRYGLVTWDIPIDFIKGLDALFGMPD, encoded by the coding sequence ATGCGACGACTAGGTTACGTGGCCTTTACCCGTGCCAGTGAGCAGCTTTATGTTGTTCTGAGAGACCCTAATGACACAAGAGATATGAAGCGAAAACCAGTGTTTTATTGGTTTGAATCGCCAGAAGCAAAGTTTGAACTACCTGATAGGCTCAAAGGCACCATAGGCATGCTCAGAGGGCATAAGGTTAATGAGTTTTATGACAATAATTACGCAAGTAATGCTGCTAAATCAGCAGGCGTAAATGACAATGTTCAGTTAGCCGCAACCAAGTTAGATGCTCATAAGCCTGCCACAGAGACTATTGAATACGCGCCTTTTGCAGAGGTTATGAAAACCAATTATTTTCATGGTTGGGCTAAGACTAGCTTTACCGCTTTGGCTCGTCAGCTCGATGAATCTACACAAGCAATGGCGATAGTGGATGAGCGTATTGATGATGCTATAGACATTGATATGGCAGACACTTCAGTGTCGGTTGAGCATTTGCTTAATAGTGATGCGTCTCTTGAAAAAGTCGATGGGTTAAATCTCAAATCAGAGGATGATATCCGCTTTACTTTTGTGAAAGGAGCCAATGCGGGTACGTTTTTGCATGAGATATTTGAAAAAATTGATTTCAACAATAAAGCGCAGTGGTCTCAGGTTATCGATAGAGCTATCAGCAGCTATCAACTGCCACTGGCATATAGCAGTGCTGAGCAGCAAGGCCGTCGATCACAAGCGAAGAAGCAAGAGCAAGGCGATGACGGTTCATTCAATACTAGTTCACTTGATCTTGCTTCAATAGATGCTACCAAGCATGAGGCACTAATCAATTGGATTGAAGAGGTACTAGATGCGCCGCTATTGGCCTCCAAGCAGCCGTTGCGCTCTATTGATGCAGGTCATCGATTTTCTGAGTTAGAGTTCAATATGGGGTTGTCAGAGAACTTTAAAGCACAGGATATCAGTAAACTCTTCCAACAGCATCTCCCTAATGAGATGGACAAACACGTCACTCTTATTCCGCAAAACAAAGCGCATTTGTATCGTTATTTGCGCGGCGAAATTGACTTAGTGTACGAACATGCTGGCAAGTATTACGTTGTCGATTATAAAAGCAACTTTCTAGGAAATAGCCTAAGCGATTATAATGAAAATACACTTAAGCAAGCAATGTCCAAGGCAGGGTACTGGCTACAAGCAGCGATTTATCAAGTAGCGTTACATCGATTCCTTTCAATGAGAATCCATGATTATACAGGCAATGAAGATAAGTACTTAGGCGCTGTGGAGTATGTCTTTTTACGAGGTGTGTATAGTCCCAATTCTCAAGCAGCTGATGATCTATCACAACATGTTAAAGAGGCTGATAATAGCCACTCAATGCACAACGACCGCTATGGATTAGTCACGTGGGATATTCCAATCGATTTTATTAAAGGTTTGGATGCGTTGTTTGGCATGCCCGATTAG